Genomic window (Sulfurovum sp. NBC37-1):
TTCTGAAGATAAAGTCCGCCTCTTCCATACTTTGGCTGCCTACCATCGCTTTAACAGCGATCCCTTTCTCTTTTTCGTCTCCATGACTGAGGTTCCACTGTGTCGGGGTAATGATTTCATAATTGGCGATCTTTCCGTTACTTACTGTTGTACGGTGTATCAGAGAGCCTCTGGCTGCCTCCACTGTACCTGTTCCTTCAAATTCATACAGTTTCAACGTATCACTTAGGGTACAGGAGGGTTCATCTACTCTGATACTTTTCAGCATCTCTCTGTTCTTTTCAAGAAGTTGTGCCACTTCGTGTATACGTGCGAAAACACGTGTCATCATAGAATCTTTGTAACGTTTGTGCAGATTTTTGACGATGGGTTCTTTTGAGACCATACCACGGGCGAGGGGACCCACCTCATACATCCTGTTTTTGTAGCTGACCGCTTTTGCCATGCTTCCTTTCTGCTCACTCTCCACAACATATTTTGTATCGACTTTCGATACGGAGGTGGCAATAGACTTTCCTGCCGGAGAAAGCGGAGAGTCGGCAAAAACAATAAAGCGGTCATAACTCTGCCCCTTTTTGGCCATACCGTTACTACCAAGAAGATGCAACAGTTTTCCGAAATCTCCCTCTATATGATGAAGTGAAGAGACCGATTCTATAGAGAGATAGGCTTCAAGTGTACACCCCGTCAGCATCTGCTCGAAAAAACGTACACACTCCTCCAGAAGGCTTTGTGCCTGTATGATGTCAAGCTGCGTGGGGTCACATGTCACTCCGCCGGGGACAGCATAACTCGAATGCG
Coding sequences:
- a CDS encoding nickel-dependent hydrogenase large subunit; amino-acid sequence: MKRTVIRKLIEKIEGEAELDYTFANGSIEDVRINFGFYRGIEEILVGKDPRDALVITPRVCGICNHAHLIAAVRALENGYASAGWEVVLSPKAKAIREFTLSCELLQNHIKWMYMTIFPNLERYLKIESSENYAVKASYFSTTITKALAIFAGQWPHSSYAVPGGVTCDPTQLDIIQAQSLLEECVRFFEQMLTGCTLEAYLSIESVSSLHHIEGDFGKLLHLLGSNGMAKKGQSYDRFIVFADSPLSPAGKSIATSVSKVDTKYVVESEQKGSMAKAVSYKNRMYEVGPLARGMVSKEPIVKNLHKRYKDSMMTRVFARIHEVAQLLEKNREMLKSIRVDEPSCTLSDTLKLYEFEGTGTVEAARGSLIHRTTVSNGKIANYEIITPTQWNLSHGDEKEKGIAVKAMVGSQSMEEADFIFRTFDVCSVCTAQ